One Thermodesulfobacteriota bacterium DNA window includes the following coding sequences:
- a CDS encoding LysM peptidoglycan-binding domain-containing protein, producing the protein MVLRRSLIILFAILLPATALAAKKYVVKKGDNLYELSKKFGLTVDELKSINNLKDSRLDIGDVLTVDVSSGDEDRTAVNTARGNNNEYIVKNGDTLGEIAEIYGLSSEDLKAANGLKNTKLQIGQKLLIPPSNSEPVKATVSGEPAAGDSVSETAGKAGDSSKDSSDAPGKYAVRKGDTLGHIALRFNVPSAEIKKANGLKNDKLQIGRVLIIPGGGTAAVEETPAAVNGTADKPAPVKASAYTVVKGDTPGAIARKLGVSTDELIKLNSLDSRNLQIGQRLSVPGYEQGQTASAEKAAPAGEESVEPSRAESVNATTPSTTKTKEYVIKKGDTPGAIARRLGVSTDELIRLNNLDSRKLRVGQVLVVPGTQTGTVTGDTSAARDAENQAPSEYIVKKGDTLYELARTYGVSVDRIKEYNSLISNNLRVGQRLVLNASGAQAASRENVQEAQVTESVTEITETAKYTREYTVRRGDTLGHLALKFGVSQSELKKANGLKSSNLRSGQVLMVPGTEITRETEEVIIKETAPEPVSDVYIKKRYVVKSGDTLGNIAESFGVTIEEIKKASALKNDTINNGDILLIPVPQEKVTQSKYTVAKGDTLGKISRKFGVPVTSIMRANGLSSDTLRAGMKLSIPGLNPAEPVESEAESAASASVPRGEYVVKKGDTLGRIARRYDVTIKQLKRENNIKGNSIRVGQVLYIPGYGREETEYRAAAEESAVHESNGHYKYSEPEVENGRFSKESIIQVAKKYLGAPYKFGGNDLATGIDCSGYVKKIFSRFNVYLPRTARDIYYKSGYSVSKRNLDTGDLVFFTTYAKYPSHVGIYIGNDEFIHASSASRKVTIDSINKQYYKKRYVGAKRVQLSGLFYDELSKDYAGFGN; encoded by the coding sequence ATGGTGCTCAGGCGTTCCCTAATTATCCTTTTCGCAATTCTCCTTCCGGCAACTGCTCTAGCGGCCAAAAAGTATGTAGTCAAGAAAGGAGATAACCTTTATGAATTATCCAAAAAGTTCGGGCTTACAGTCGACGAGCTTAAGTCAATCAACAATCTGAAAGACAGCAGGCTGGACATCGGCGATGTTTTAACGGTCGACGTCTCGTCCGGCGATGAAGACAGAACGGCGGTGAACACCGCTCGAGGCAATAATAACGAATACATCGTAAAGAACGGCGATACATTAGGTGAAATAGCGGAAATATACGGTCTTTCTTCGGAAGACCTGAAAGCAGCAAACGGTTTAAAGAATACAAAACTACAAATCGGACAAAAGCTTTTAATCCCTCCCTCAAACTCAGAGCCGGTCAAGGCAACGGTGTCCGGGGAGCCGGCGGCCGGAGATTCAGTCAGTGAAACTGCGGGTAAAGCCGGGGATTCCTCGAAAGACTCCTCAGATGCGCCCGGTAAGTACGCCGTCCGAAAAGGCGATACGCTCGGGCACATCGCGCTCAGGTTTAACGTGCCGAGCGCCGAAATCAAAAAAGCCAACGGACTAAAAAACGATAAACTGCAGATCGGGCGGGTCCTTATAATCCCGGGCGGCGGAACGGCGGCAGTTGAAGAAACTCCCGCGGCCGTGAACGGGACCGCCGACAAGCCCGCTCCGGTGAAGGCAAGCGCTTACACCGTTGTTAAGGGGGATACGCCTGGCGCTATCGCCAGAAAGCTCGGTGTCAGCACGGATGAATTGATAAAGCTCAACAGCCTCGACAGCAGGAATCTCCAGATCGGCCAGAGGCTCTCAGTCCCCGGCTACGAACAGGGGCAGACAGCATCCGCAGAGAAAGCCGCTCCCGCCGGGGAGGAAAGCGTGGAACCAAGCCGCGCCGAGTCAGTCAATGCCACAACCCCATCAACGACAAAAACTAAAGAATACGTTATCAAAAAAGGCGACACGCCGGGCGCAATAGCCAGAAGGCTTGGCGTGAGCACTGACGAATTGATCAGGCTCAACAACCTCGACAGCAGGAAGCTGCGTGTCGGGCAGGTGCTGGTCGTTCCCGGGACGCAAACCGGGACTGTCACGGGCGATACATCCGCCGCACGCGATGCCGAGAATCAAGCGCCGTCCGAATACATCGTGAAAAAGGGCGACACCCTTTACGAGCTCGCAAGGACGTACGGCGTATCCGTAGACCGCATAAAAGAGTACAACAGTCTTATAAGCAACAACCTGAGGGTCGGCCAAAGGCTCGTACTGAACGCGTCCGGGGCTCAGGCGGCCTCCCGGGAGAACGTGCAGGAAGCGCAGGTCACAGAATCAGTGACCGAAATCACTGAAACCGCGAAATACACGAGGGAATACACTGTCAGGAGAGGGGACACGCTCGGACACCTCGCTCTTAAATTCGGGGTCTCGCAGAGCGAGCTCAAAAAGGCGAACGGGCTCAAGAGCAGCAATCTGAGGTCGGGCCAGGTGCTCATGGTCCCCGGCACCGAAATCACCAGAGAGACCGAAGAAGTAATAATAAAAGAAACAGCGCCGGAACCGGTGAGCGATGTATATATCAAGAAGAGGTACGTCGTCAAGTCGGGCGACACGCTCGGCAATATAGCAGAGAGCTTCGGCGTCACCATAGAGGAAATAAAGAAAGCGAGCGCGCTAAAGAACGATACGATTAATAACGGCGACATACTTCTCATTCCCGTGCCTCAGGAGAAGGTCACGCAGTCCAAATACACTGTGGCCAAGGGCGACACGCTCGGCAAAATCAGCAGGAAGTTCGGCGTCCCCGTTACTTCGATCATGAGGGCGAACGGGCTTTCGAGCGATACGCTCAGGGCGGGCATGAAGCTGAGCATACCGGGACTGAATCCCGCAGAGCCCGTTGAGAGTGAAGCCGAAAGCGCAGCTTCAGCCTCTGTACCGAGGGGCGAGTACGTAGTTAAGAAGGGCGACACGCTAGGACGTATAGCCAGGCGCTACGACGTCACCATCAAGCAGCTCAAGAGAGAGAATAATATTAAGGGTAACTCCATCAGAGTAGGGCAGGTCCTGTATATTCCGGGCTACGGACGCGAGGAGACCGAATACAGGGCAGCAGCAGAGGAGAGCGCCGTTCATGAATCGAACGGACATTACAAATACTCGGAACCCGAAGTGGAAAACGGGAGGTTCTCGAAGGAAAGCATCATACAGGTGGCAAAAAAGTACCTGGGGGCGCCTTACAAATTCGGCGGCAACGACCTCGCTACCGGTATCGACTGCTCGGGTTATGTAAAGAAAATTTTCAGCAGGTTCAACGTATATCTGCCCAGGACGGCCAGGGACATATATTACAAGTCCGGATACAGCGTTTCTAAAAGAAATCTCGATACCGGAGACCTCGTATTTTTCACAACATATGCGAAATACCCTTCGCACGTAGGTATATACATCGGCAACGACGAATTCATACACGCCTCCTCGGCGTCGCGAAAGGTAACCATCGACAGCATCAACAAGCAGTATTACAAGAAACGCTACGTAGGCGCGAAACGAGTGCAGCTGTCGGGACTGTTCTACGACGAGCTCTCCAAGGATTACGCGGGGTTCGGTAATTAA
- the xerA gene encoding site-specific tyrosine recombinase/integron integrase: MEQLIQNFRDYLGSERNYSKHTVKAYITDIGEFRRVIKEKKLLGEKVGVIDPGNLDEKTVRAYVNWLYTRNSRASISRKLASVRTFFEFLIRKGVIKNNLAKLVPTPKGEKRLPTFLTVDEVVKLLGIEGEGALVSRDAALLELLYSSGLRVSELVGIDLNDIDIKNLTVKVLGKGGKERIVPVGSKAAEAINEYLRERLGMNPTGDHLFVNSRGGRLNVRSVDRIIRKYATLAGIPKNVSPHVLRHTFATHLLGGGADLRAIQEMLGHKSLSTTQRYTHTSIEKLMEIYDKTHPRA, encoded by the coding sequence ATGGAACAGCTCATTCAGAATTTCAGGGACTATCTCGGCTCCGAGAGAAACTACTCGAAACACACCGTCAAGGCTTACATCACCGATATAGGAGAGTTCCGGCGTGTTATAAAAGAAAAAAAGCTCCTCGGTGAAAAAGTGGGAGTTATAGATCCCGGGAATCTGGACGAGAAGACCGTAAGGGCTTACGTGAACTGGCTTTACACCAGGAACTCGAGGGCGTCCATATCGAGGAAGCTCGCGTCCGTAAGGACGTTCTTCGAATTCCTGATAAGGAAAGGCGTTATAAAAAATAACCTCGCGAAGCTCGTACCGACGCCCAAGGGCGAGAAGAGGCTCCCGACGTTCCTGACGGTCGACGAGGTTGTGAAGCTCCTCGGCATAGAGGGCGAGGGCGCGCTCGTATCCAGGGACGCCGCACTGCTCGAGCTCCTGTATTCGAGCGGGCTCAGGGTGAGCGAGCTCGTAGGCATCGACCTGAACGACATAGACATCAAGAACCTCACCGTCAAGGTCCTGGGCAAAGGCGGCAAGGAAAGGATCGTGCCCGTCGGCTCGAAGGCCGCGGAGGCGATCAATGAATATCTGCGCGAAAGGCTCGGCATGAACCCCACAGGAGACCACCTGTTCGTAAATTCGAGAGGCGGGAGGCTCAACGTCAGGAGCGTCGACAGGATAATCAGGAAATACGCCACGCTCGCGGGGATACCCAAGAACGTGAGCCCTCATGTGCTCAGGCACACGTTCGCAACGCACCTCCTCGGAGGGGGGGCAGACCTGAGGGCAATCCAGGAGATGCTCGGCCACAAGAGCCTTTCCACGACGCAGAGGTACACGCATACGTCGATCGAAAAATTGATGGAGATTTACGATAAAACACACCCGAGAGCGTGA
- the hslV gene encoding ATP-dependent protease subunit HslV — MENFHGTTIVCVKIGDRVAMAGDGQVTLGHAAVKHSAKKVRKIFEGKVLVGFSGATADAMTLFDKFEAKLEEFRGNLRRAAVELARDWRTDRILRRLEALLAVADKESMFLISGSGDVLEPDDNVVAVGSGGSYAQAAAKALSRHSKLGAREIAEESLRIASEICIYTNDKITVEELA; from the coding sequence ATGGAAAACTTCCACGGAACAACGATAGTTTGTGTAAAGATAGGAGACAGGGTCGCGATGGCCGGGGACGGCCAGGTAACCCTGGGGCACGCAGCCGTAAAGCATTCCGCTAAAAAAGTCCGGAAGATATTCGAGGGCAAGGTGCTGGTGGGCTTCTCAGGGGCTACCGCCGATGCCATGACACTCTTTGACAAGTTCGAGGCCAAGCTCGAGGAGTTCAGAGGGAACCTCAGGAGAGCGGCCGTAGAGCTCGCGAGAGACTGGAGGACTGACCGCATACTGAGGAGGCTCGAAGCGCTCCTGGCCGTCGCCGACAAGGAGAGCATGTTCCTCATCTCGGGCAGCGGAGACGTGCTCGAGCCCGACGACAACGTCGTCGCCGTGGGCTCGGGAGGCTCGTACGCACAGGCCGCGGCCAAGGCGCTATCAAGGCACTCGAAGCTGGGCGCGAGAGAGATCGCCGAAGAATCCCTCAGGATCGCGTCCGAAATCTGCATCTACACGAACGATAAAATAACAGTAGAGGAACTCGCATAA
- the hslU gene encoding ATP-dependent protease ATPase subunit HslU yields MSSETFFTPREIVSELDRYIIGQNKAKRAVSIALRNRWRRQRVSPELKDEIAPKNILMIGPTGVGKTEIARRLAKLAQAPFLKVEASKFTEVGYVGRDVESMIRDLTDIAIKMITDEEKQTVRAKAEDLAEERMLDLLFPTGGGEQPHTDTGGETREKLRKLLREGRLNERFVDIEVTSKNFPIQVFSPQGLEEMDVNISDMLGNLFPKKTKKRKVRVPDAMEVLIQEEAQKLIDMDNVVKMAIERVEQSGIIFIDEIDKVAGRESTAGPDVSREGVQRDLLPIIEGCTVNTKHGMVRTDHILFIGAGAFHVSKPSDLIPELQGRFPIRVELEPLTTEDFINILTQPKNALIKQYTELLSTEKIDLVFKDDAIKEIAETAQAVNESTENIGARRLHTIMERMLDEISFNAPDMAEQKIVIDAKYVKDKIADIVKDRDLSRYIL; encoded by the coding sequence ATGAGCAGCGAAACATTTTTCACGCCGAGAGAGATAGTCTCGGAGCTAGACAGGTATATAATCGGCCAGAACAAGGCAAAACGCGCCGTTTCGATCGCGCTCCGCAACCGTTGGAGAAGGCAGCGCGTATCGCCCGAGCTGAAGGACGAGATCGCGCCTAAGAACATACTCATGATAGGACCCACGGGCGTGGGAAAGACGGAGATTGCGAGGAGGCTCGCGAAGCTGGCCCAGGCTCCGTTCCTCAAGGTGGAGGCGTCAAAGTTCACGGAAGTCGGCTACGTCGGCAGGGACGTCGAGTCGATGATAAGGGACCTTACCGATATAGCCATAAAAATGATAACCGACGAAGAAAAACAGACCGTGAGAGCCAAGGCCGAAGACCTGGCGGAAGAGAGGATGCTCGATCTCCTTTTCCCCACAGGCGGGGGCGAGCAACCGCATACCGACACGGGGGGCGAAACCCGCGAGAAGCTGAGGAAGCTCTTAAGGGAAGGCAGGCTCAACGAGAGGTTCGTGGATATCGAGGTGACTTCAAAAAACTTTCCCATTCAGGTGTTCTCACCGCAGGGCCTGGAGGAGATGGACGTCAACATATCGGACATGCTGGGGAACCTCTTCCCCAAGAAAACAAAGAAGAGGAAGGTGAGAGTCCCCGACGCCATGGAAGTCCTCATACAGGAGGAAGCACAGAAGCTAATAGACATGGACAACGTCGTCAAGATGGCGATAGAGAGGGTCGAGCAGTCGGGGATAATTTTCATCGACGAGATAGACAAGGTCGCCGGGCGCGAGAGCACCGCCGGGCCCGACGTATCGAGGGAAGGCGTACAGAGGGACCTGCTCCCGATAATAGAAGGGTGCACGGTGAATACGAAGCACGGGATGGTGAGGACTGACCACATTTTGTTCATCGGGGCGGGCGCATTCCACGTATCGAAGCCTTCGGACCTGATCCCCGAGCTCCAGGGCAGGTTCCCGATCAGGGTCGAGCTCGAGCCGCTTACGACGGAGGACTTCATCAACATCCTCACGCAGCCCAAGAATGCGCTCATCAAGCAGTACACGGAGCTGTTGAGCACGGAAAAAATAGACCTCGTCTTCAAGGACGACGCTATAAAGGAAATAGCGGAGACGGCCCAGGCGGTCAACGAATCGACGGAGAACATCGGCGCGAGGAGACTCCACACCATAATGGAGAGGATGCTCGACGAGATATCCTTCAACGCACCCGACATGGCCGAGCAGAAGATTGTGATCGACGCGAAATACGTGAAGGACAAGATCGCCGATATAGTGAAGGACAGGGACCTGAGCAGATATATTCTATAG
- a CDS encoding chlorite dismutase family protein, with translation MSLDVERAGLDISEKGRAKDGTVLSSDRRLLMQLLAFGNCHNTPKLINELKKSGMDFALYADINDPYGIGLLSVNEDPNFFVGGLREFLNGSAFTELTPKPEYTMLGRTYSLGYEPDLERTLIDRPRERVLDPELPWVIWYPLRRNKLFETLSAEEQRSVLGEHGKLGFKFGDAGLGKDIRLACHGLDRNDNDFLIGVLGKDLYPLSILIQSMRKTKQTSMYLESLGPFFIGKALWQSKS, from the coding sequence ATGTCACTCGATGTTGAACGCGCCGGTCTCGATATAAGCGAGAAGGGGAGGGCGAAGGACGGCACCGTCCTATCCTCCGACCGGAGGCTGCTGATGCAGCTCCTCGCCTTCGGGAACTGTCATAACACGCCGAAACTAATCAATGAATTAAAGAAATCCGGCATGGATTTCGCCCTTTATGCGGACATAAACGACCCCTACGGGATAGGCCTTCTGTCCGTTAACGAGGACCCGAACTTCTTCGTCGGCGGGCTTAGGGAGTTCCTTAACGGCTCGGCCTTCACCGAGCTTACGCCCAAGCCCGAATACACCATGCTCGGGAGGACTTATTCGCTAGGATACGAGCCCGATCTCGAGAGGACGCTCATCGACCGGCCGCGGGAGAGAGTTCTCGACCCGGAGCTCCCCTGGGTGATATGGTATCCACTCCGCAGGAACAAGCTCTTCGAGACCCTTTCGGCCGAAGAGCAGCGCTCTGTCCTGGGAGAGCACGGGAAGCTCGGCTTCAAGTTCGGGGACGCTGGCTTAGGCAAGGACATACGCCTTGCCTGTCACGGCCTCGACAGGAACGACAACGACTTCCTGATAGGCGTCCTCGGGAAGGACCTCTATCCTCTATCCATACTCATCCAGTCGATGCGGAAGACCAAGCAGACGTCGATGTATCTCGAAAGCCTGGGGCCTTTTTTCATCGGAAAGGCGCTCTGGCAGAGCAAGTCATAA
- the argB gene encoding acetylglutamate kinase, producing the protein MKNLIQKAKTLVEALPYIKEFYGQTIVIKYGGSIGDDDLPNFARDIVLMKFVGIDPVVVHGGGPQIGSHLKKLGIESKFIAGLRVTDEETMEVAEMVLVGKINQKIIEMIHSMGGKAVGTSGKEGKMILARKLDVKKFAIENGLDIPEDADLGMVGEVECVNPQLINVLESSGFIPIIAPIGFDEEGKTYNINADHVAGKIAGALKAAKLILMTNVPGIMDKDKNLLSSITESQARHLIKKEIISSGMIPKVMCAIEALHDGVQKVHIIDGTIEHSLILEIFTDAGIGTEILL; encoded by the coding sequence ATGAAAAACCTTATACAGAAAGCTAAAACGCTCGTTGAGGCCCTACCCTATATAAAGGAATTCTACGGGCAGACGATAGTCATAAAATACGGTGGGAGCATAGGCGACGACGACCTGCCGAACTTCGCCCGGGACATAGTGCTGATGAAATTCGTCGGCATAGACCCGGTCGTGGTCCACGGGGGCGGCCCCCAGATAGGGAGCCACCTGAAAAAGCTGGGGATAGAATCCAAATTCATCGCGGGCCTCCGAGTGACTGACGAGGAGACGATGGAAGTCGCGGAGATGGTCCTCGTCGGGAAGATAAACCAGAAGATAATCGAGATGATACATTCAATGGGCGGTAAGGCCGTCGGCACGTCGGGCAAGGAAGGGAAAATGATACTCGCGAGGAAGCTCGACGTGAAAAAGTTCGCGATCGAGAACGGGCTCGACATACCGGAGGACGCAGACCTCGGGATGGTAGGAGAGGTGGAGTGCGTGAACCCGCAGCTGATAAACGTGCTCGAGAGCTCGGGCTTCATACCGATTATCGCGCCCATAGGGTTCGACGAGGAAGGAAAGACCTACAACATCAACGCCGACCACGTGGCCGGGAAGATCGCGGGCGCGCTCAAAGCGGCGAAGCTCATACTCATGACGAACGTCCCCGGCATCATGGACAAGGATAAGAACCTCCTTTCGAGCATCACCGAATCGCAGGCGAGACACTTGATCAAGAAAGAGATAATCTCGAGCGGCATGATACCTAAAGTCATGTGCGCGATCGAAGCCCTTCACGACGGGGTGCAGAAGGTGCACATCATAGACGGCACTATCGAGCACTCGCTCATACTCGAAATATTCACCGACGCCGGAATCGGGACGGAGATACTCCTTTGA
- a CDS encoding aspartate aminotransferase family protein: protein MRTGDIISGTSQYLMNTYGRYPIAMVRGKGSWVWDSEGKKYLDFVTGIAVNNLGHCHPNVVKAISGQSRKLVQVCNLYHIEKQVEFAKMLVENSFADKVFFCNSGAEANEGAIKLARKWGGANGGRYKVVHARDSFHGRTLGALSATNKKYQKGFEPLVPGFKSVPYGQIDPLEKALGDDKVCAVLLEPIQGENGVIMPYANFLRDARRLCKRKNVLLILDEIQVGLGRTGKLFSYEHYGIKPDIMTLAKALGGGIPCGAVLATDAVAKHLSPGNHGTTLGGNPLAMCAGIAVLKTIIEDGLLDNAAGMGEYFLSGLLKIKDEFGDTVRDVRGKGLILGVEFVNAETAKDVVVRCSNNGLLTILTEQKVMRILPPLTVKKNEIEHALKIIRRSLKEAARA from the coding sequence TTGAGAACGGGTGATATTATTTCCGGCACCTCGCAATACCTCATGAACACCTACGGCAGGTACCCGATCGCCATGGTCAGGGGAAAGGGCTCGTGGGTATGGGACTCGGAGGGGAAAAAGTACCTCGACTTCGTGACGGGAATAGCCGTCAACAACCTGGGGCACTGCCATCCTAACGTGGTGAAGGCGATATCCGGGCAGTCGAGGAAGCTCGTACAGGTCTGCAACCTCTATCACATAGAGAAGCAGGTCGAGTTCGCGAAGATGCTAGTCGAGAACTCCTTCGCCGACAAGGTGTTCTTCTGCAACAGCGGGGCGGAGGCGAACGAAGGCGCGATAAAGTTAGCCAGGAAATGGGGGGGAGCGAACGGCGGGAGGTACAAGGTCGTGCACGCCCGCGACTCCTTCCACGGAAGGACGCTGGGCGCGCTCTCAGCGACTAACAAAAAATACCAGAAGGGGTTCGAGCCGCTCGTCCCCGGATTCAAATCCGTCCCTTACGGGCAGATAGATCCCTTAGAAAAAGCCCTCGGGGACGATAAAGTCTGCGCCGTATTACTCGAGCCGATTCAAGGGGAGAACGGCGTGATTATGCCTTACGCGAATTTCCTGAGGGACGCGAGGAGGCTGTGCAAGCGCAAGAACGTGCTCCTCATTCTCGACGAGATACAGGTGGGGCTCGGCAGGACAGGGAAGCTCTTCTCTTACGAGCATTACGGAATAAAGCCTGACATAATGACCCTCGCCAAGGCTCTCGGGGGCGGGATACCTTGCGGGGCGGTTCTCGCGACGGACGCGGTCGCGAAGCACCTCTCTCCCGGCAATCACGGGACCACGCTCGGTGGCAACCCGCTCGCGATGTGCGCGGGCATAGCGGTGCTGAAAACTATCATAGAAGACGGGCTTCTCGACAACGCCGCAGGGATGGGTGAATATTTCCTGAGCGGGCTCCTTAAAATAAAAGATGAATTCGGAGATACCGTCAGGGACGTGAGGGGAAAAGGACTCATACTAGGCGTCGAGTTTGTAAATGCGGAAACCGCAAAGGACGTGGTAGTGAGATGCTCGAATAACGGGCTCCTCACCATTCTCACCGAGCAGAAGGTGATGAGGATACTCCCCCCGCTTACGGTGAAAAAGAACGAGATCGAACATGCGCTCAAGATCATCCGCAGATCGCTTAAAGAGGCGGCCCGTGCCTAG
- the argF gene encoding ornithine carbamoyltransferase: MPRHFLRISDLTKKELESLFKRASKLKAEKKSGRRRASLSGKSIGLVFEKLSTRTRVSFEVAISDLGANPLYLNPNDLQLGRGETISDTSKILSSYLDGVILRTYEQERLEEFARSASIPVINALTDLEHPTQIVSDLFTIKETGLDLGKMKLAYIGDGNNVVNSFIGAAAILGFRLSIATPKGYEPDLAAVDGKASPGKARIEILNDPAEAADGADVLYTDVWVSMGQEKDAAERKKIFKPYQINQKLLSHAKKNACVMHCLPAHRGEEITNEVADGPNSIIFRQAENKLHAGKAILEMFMKG, encoded by the coding sequence GTGCCTAGACACTTCCTCAGGATATCCGACCTTACGAAGAAGGAGCTCGAATCCCTCTTCAAAAGAGCCTCGAAGCTGAAAGCCGAAAAGAAATCCGGCAGGAGGCGCGCATCGCTCAGCGGGAAATCGATCGGGCTTGTTTTCGAAAAGCTCTCGACCAGGACGAGGGTTTCGTTCGAGGTGGCTATAAGCGACTTAGGCGCTAACCCGCTCTATCTCAATCCGAACGACCTTCAGCTCGGGCGGGGAGAGACCATCTCCGACACGTCGAAGATACTGTCCTCTTATCTCGACGGCGTAATCCTCAGGACCTATGAGCAGGAGAGGCTCGAAGAGTTCGCGAGGTCGGCGAGCATACCCGTCATAAACGCGCTCACGGACCTGGAGCACCCTACGCAGATAGTGTCGGACCTCTTTACGATCAAGGAAACGGGCCTCGACCTCGGGAAAATGAAGCTCGCCTACATAGGCGACGGGAACAACGTGGTCAACTCCTTCATAGGGGCGGCCGCGATACTGGGTTTCAGGCTCTCCATCGCAACTCCCAAAGGGTACGAGCCCGACCTCGCGGCGGTCGACGGAAAGGCGTCCCCCGGCAAAGCCCGCATAGAGATACTGAACGATCCGGCGGAAGCGGCTGACGGTGCGGACGTATTGTATACGGACGTCTGGGTAAGCATGGGGCAGGAAAAAGACGCTGCCGAGAGGAAAAAGATCTTCAAGCCTTACCAGATAAACCAGAAGCTCTTATCGCACGCCAAAAAAAACGCCTGCGTGATGCACTGCCTTCCTGCGCACAGGGGGGAGGAAATCACGAACGAAGTGGCGGACGGACCCAATTCCATAATCTTCCGGCAAGCCGAGAACAAGCTTCACGCGGGCAAGGCTATCCTGGAAATGTTCATGAAAGGCTGA
- a CDS encoding AAA family ATPase, protein MRRGEKVYYVKDFIQTVPLPSPKKIYSELEKLGYRGQPLARKAVSLASYRHVKRLKLLHNKNTPRANLPPRPNSILMGPTGCGKTYLIELLFGEIFKLPFVIIDMTKFTESGYVGDDVVNILVQLVYAANESIDIAECGVIVLDEFDKIAGAYSSARFAGQGTTKDVSGYGVQRELLKILEGTDVQIPLDFGFSSRGPRALISTRDITFFAVGAFSGIRNLFERKGVGFMQALEEGRGDEESIAYNLTEEEADDITKFHMFGFLPELISRFNRIVPFAPLHRSTLKEIIQIKVQNYQREFEEEGFKLHIEPNVVDFIIEEALKRQTGARGLDVIISKYLEEVAFETFGKGDEGEVVLTLDSGGVSHIVKRRA, encoded by the coding sequence ATGAGAAGGGGAGAGAAGGTTTACTACGTCAAGGATTTCATACAGACCGTGCCTCTTCCCTCGCCCAAAAAGATATACAGCGAGCTCGAAAAGCTCGGATACAGGGGACAGCCGCTCGCGAGGAAGGCCGTATCCCTCGCTTCTTACAGGCACGTCAAGAGGCTGAAGCTCCTCCACAATAAGAACACCCCCAGGGCCAACCTGCCGCCGAGACCGAATTCCATTCTGATGGGCCCGACCGGGTGCGGGAAGACCTATCTCATAGAGCTCCTCTTCGGGGAGATATTCAAGCTCCCGTTCGTTATCATCGACATGACCAAATTCACGGAGTCGGGCTACGTAGGGGACGACGTCGTGAACATACTCGTCCAGCTCGTGTACGCCGCCAACGAAAGCATTGACATCGCGGAGTGCGGAGTGATCGTGCTCGACGAGTTCGACAAGATCGCAGGCGCATACAGCAGCGCCAGGTTCGCCGGGCAGGGCACGACGAAAGACGTCTCGGGATACGGAGTCCAGAGGGAGCTCCTCAAGATACTCGAAGGCACGGACGTTCAGATTCCGCTCGACTTCGGGTTCTCGAGCAGGGGGCCGAGGGCCCTCATCTCCACGCGGGATATAACGTTCTTCGCCGTTGGGGCTTTCTCCGGCATAAGGAACCTGTTCGAGAGGAAGGGAGTGGGGTTCATGCAGGCGCTCGAGGAAGGGAGAGGAGACGAGGAATCGATAGCCTATAACCTCACCGAAGAGGAAGCCGACGATATAACGAAATTCCATATGTTCGGGTTCCTCCCCGAGCTCATATCGAGGTTCAACAGGATAGTCCCCTTCGCCCCCCTACACAGGAGCACGCTCAAGGAGATCATCCAGATCAAGGTGCAGAACTATCAGAGGGAATTCGAGGAAGAGGGGTTCAAGCTGCACATAGAGCCCAATGTCGTGGATTTCATCATCGAGGAAGCCCTCAAGAGGCAGACTGGCGCGAGGGGTCTCGACGTGATCATATCGAAATACCTGGAAGAGGTCGCCTTCGAGACTTTCGGCAAGGGCGACGAAGGGGAAGTCGTGCTTACACTCGATTCGGGCGGGGTTTCTCACATAGTCAAGAGACGCGCATGA